From a region of the Eublepharis macularius isolate TG4126 chromosome 7, MPM_Emac_v1.0, whole genome shotgun sequence genome:
- the LOC129333791 gene encoding cytidine monophosphate-N-acetylneuraminic acid hydroxylase-like has translation MEKSVEQTSKILLSLTPSEVAVLREGINFLRNKRDGKNYILYKDNSVLRACKNMCKHQGGLFIKDIEDLTGRCVRCTKHNWKLDVSTMKYVNPPESFCQDELVVETDVHNGLVLIELHPPNPWDTEPRKVEDLTFGEVQVTYLTHACMDIKLGDIRMIFDPWLTGPAFARGWWLLHEPPSDWLERLCHADLIYISHMHSDHLSYPTLKKLAERRPNVPIYVGKTERPVFWYLEQSGVKLTNINVVPFGVWRQMNKNLRFMILMDGVHPEMDTCIIVEYKGHKILNTVDCTRPNGGKLPENVDLMMSDFAGGASGFPMTFSGGKFTEEWKAQFIKTERKKLLNYKAQLVNDLKPKIYCPFAGYFVEAHPSDSYIKETNLKNDPDELNCLIKKKSSGVSTWTPKPGAILDLARMLKDPTDSMGIVDPPAGTKIFKESWDFKPYIEALGAAVDDEIFLYSSWVKEYYNWAGFKYYDLVIRVIETDDDFNPLPRGYNYLVDFLNLTFPAERPCHDRPYEEIRARVSVMRHIVKHGLLWDDLYIGFQTNLQRDPDIYHHQFWNHFQIKLPLTPPDWKSFLAQEKH, from the exons ATGGAAAAAAG CGTGGAGCAAACAAGCAAAATACTGCTCTCTCTCACTCCTTCTGAGGTTGCTGTTCTTAGGGAAGGAATAAATTTCTTAAGAaacaaaagagatggaaagaaTTATATCTTGTACAAGGACAACAGTGTCCTGCGAGCATGCAAGAACATGTGTAAACACCAAGGAGGATTGTTCATTAAGGATATTGAAGACCTAACGGGAAG atGTGTGCGTTGCACCAAGCATAACTGGAAACTAGATGTGAGCACAATGAAATATGTGAATCCTCCAGAAAGCTTCTGTCAAGATGAATTAG ttgttgAAACAGATGTACATAATGGACTTGTGCTAATTGAATTACATCCTCCAAATCCATGGGATACAGAACCTAGAAAGGTTGAAGATCTGACATTTGGAGAGGTccag GTGACATATCTAACTCATGCATGTATGGACATCAAGCTAGGAGACATAAGAATGATATTTGATCCATGGCTAACTGGTCCTGCTTTTGCACGTGGCTGGTGGTTACTTCATGAGCCACCCAGTGACTGGTTAGAAAGGCTTTGTCATGCAGACCTAATCTACATCAGCCACATGCATTCCGATCACCTCAG TTACCCTACACTGAAGAAACTTGCTGAGCGGAGGCCAAATGTACCCATTTATGTTGGAAAGACAGAAAGGCCTGTATTCTGGTACCTTGAGCAGAGTGGTGTAAAGCTGACCAATATTAATGTTGTTCCGTTTGGAGTCTGGCGACAA ATGAACAAGAATCTTAGATTTATGATACTGATGGATGGTGTTCATCCGGAAATGGACACTTGTATCATTGTTGAATACAAAG GGCATAAAATCCTAAATACGGTAGACTGCACCAGGCCCAACGGTGGAAAGCTTCCAGAGAATGTTGATCTGATGATGAGTGACTTTGCAGGTGGAGCATCAGGATTCCCAATGACATTCAGTGGAGGAAAATTTACAG aggaatggaaagccCAGTTTATTAAAACTGAAAGGAAGAAGTTGCTGAATTACAAGGCTCAGCTAGTTAACGATTTGAAGCCAAAAATCTATTGTCCTTTCGCTGGATATTTTGTTGAAGCTCATCCATCTGACAG TTATATCAAAGAAACAAACCTTAAAAATGATCCAGATGAGTTGAATTGTTTGATAAAGAAAAAATCTAGTGGAGTTTCAACATGGACACCAAAACCTGGAGCCATTCTGGATTTAGCAAGGATGCTCAAAGACCCAACAGACAG cATGGGTATAGTAGATCCTCCAGCAGGAACAAAAATTTTCAAAGAATCATGGGACTTTAAACCATATATAGAAGCTCTGGGTGCTGCAGTTGATGATGAGATATTTCTCTATTCTTCCTGGGTGAAAGAGTACTATAACTGGGCTGGATTTAAATACTATGACCTTGTGATAAGG GTGATTGAAACTGACGACGATTTCAACCCTTTGCCCAGAGGGTACAATTATTTGGTGGATTTTTTGAACTTAACTTTCCCAGCAGAAAGACCATGCCATGACCGTCCATATGAAGAG ATAAGGGCCCGAGTTAGTGTAATGAGGCATATAGTAAAGCATGGACTACTCTGGGATGATCTGTATATAGGATTCCAAACTAATCTGCAACGTGATCCTGACATATATCATCATCA gttttgGAATCATTTCCAAATAAAACTTCCTCTGACACCACCTGACTGGAAGTCATTCTTGGCACAAGAAAAACATTAA